In Maridesulfovibrio sp., the following proteins share a genomic window:
- a CDS encoding ATP-binding protein: MKKRYKKALDYLTGHSARKNGTHIKNTSWRLPVLAAFFVLAYVLFDLVADSVARHYIFCIFLVVSSLYFSWRVGGRETMSYVGFFNIFFAFIFSRLLYMTGNFSSKLFLSRSFMTLYVVAIIFMFIMTKRKSPADREKINREKSIRDERQKRRQLELMVATEKLTDDMITQANMVKDELMVLQNSWKSQIHTIVNDLPKVKERELYEQIVTPFEESIISHLRDLEKRLSFKPQLIRLDELAANLTDRLEKDQKHPRNRLEFKFNFDKWKNRDEEILVDRYKTWEILLNLIRNSQTAMELRQIELIRQGSGEFKSFKPRLAVIADVRGNNARLRITDTGGGVSDDSLQNLFKRAVPSAKRQGKAMGQGTVFIKFFGDNMGFDISAKNTETLGSKGLEVTILIPLGTFGPAGAIPAGEKQ; this comes from the coding sequence ATGAAAAAAAGATACAAAAAAGCTTTGGATTACCTGACCGGACATTCTGCCCGCAAAAACGGAACCCATATTAAAAATACCAGCTGGCGGCTGCCTGTGCTGGCGGCTTTTTTTGTGCTTGCCTATGTGCTCTTTGATCTAGTCGCGGATAGCGTTGCACGCCACTATATTTTCTGCATATTTCTAGTTGTTTCCAGTCTTTACTTTTCATGGCGGGTCGGCGGCCGGGAGACCATGAGCTATGTCGGTTTCTTCAACATATTCTTTGCCTTCATATTCTCACGCCTGCTGTATATGACCGGTAATTTTTCCTCTAAACTTTTTCTCAGCCGCTCATTTATGACCCTCTATGTTGTGGCTATAATATTTATGTTCATCATGACCAAGCGTAAATCACCCGCCGACCGCGAAAAGATAAACCGCGAAAAGTCCATCCGCGATGAGCGGCAGAAACGCAGGCAACTTGAACTCATGGTCGCCACAGAAAAACTGACTGACGATATGATTACTCAGGCCAATATGGTAAAAGACGAATTAATGGTGCTCCAGAATTCATGGAAGTCCCAGATTCATACCATTGTCAACGACCTGCCCAAGGTAAAAGAACGCGAGCTTTACGAGCAGATAGTCACCCCTTTTGAGGAGAGTATTATCAGCCATCTGCGTGATCTGGAAAAAAGACTTTCCTTCAAACCACAGCTCATAAGGCTTGACGAACTGGCTGCAAATCTTACAGATAGGCTTGAAAAAGATCAGAAGCATCCGCGCAACAGACTAGAATTCAAATTTAATTTTGATAAATGGAAAAACAGGGATGAAGAGATTCTTGTGGACCGCTACAAGACATGGGAAATCCTGCTAAACCTGATAAGAAACAGCCAGACGGCCATGGAACTGCGCCAGATTGAGCTGATCCGTCAGGGGAGCGGGGAATTCAAGTCTTTCAAACCAAGGCTTGCCGTCATAGCAGACGTGCGTGGCAATAACGCCCGCCTCCGGATAACGGATACCGGCGGCGGAGTTTCAGATGACAGTTTGCAAAACCTTTTCAAAAGGGCTGTCCCTTCAGCAAAACGCCAAGGCAAAGCCATGGGACAGGGAACTGTATTCATCAAATTTTTCGGCGACAATATGGGCTTTGACATTTCAGCCAAGAACACAGAGACTTTAGGTTCCAAAGGGCTTGAAGTAACGATACTCATTCCCCTTGGGACATTCGGTCCCGCAGGGGCTATCCCAGCAGGAGAGAAGCAATGA
- a CDS encoding response regulator: protein MTPDQEPLFFVLADDDPRLHEYTVSILSESGMLEKHESFYDPVSFLAFLNESEDEPDVILLDVHFEGSGLSGVDILPHIREEYPYIPVILLTGMDAEATDEAQSDVFTYFIPKPVTEDHLLRMLHFYLGKSKKTAEQVNTLMAEMKELKGYHQLLEEEVEQLQDEQRRMAEQSKSEKVDSAGKGFEKVTEILESLLTKSEAMPSFIADLEKVYSTQFKLFKKVIETLIRFDVQDAGTPGMNIHKVKGTQNVFSARLSRKVRLFYYSSAKTVKKKLLRLDIYHDTKGMDKWIKNNYHSYAEIED, encoded by the coding sequence ATGACCCCGGATCAGGAGCCTTTATTTTTTGTATTGGCAGATGATGACCCACGGCTGCATGAATACACTGTTTCAATCCTCAGTGAATCGGGCATGCTTGAAAAGCACGAATCGTTCTATGATCCGGTTTCATTTCTGGCCTTTCTCAATGAATCAGAAGATGAACCGGATGTAATCCTGCTGGACGTTCACTTCGAAGGATCGGGTTTAAGCGGGGTGGATATCCTTCCTCACATCCGTGAAGAGTACCCCTATATTCCGGTGATCCTTTTGACCGGAATGGATGCGGAAGCGACAGACGAAGCCCAGTCCGATGTTTTCACCTATTTCATCCCCAAACCGGTGACCGAAGACCATTTGCTGCGCATGCTTCATTTCTACCTCGGGAAGAGCAAAAAGACCGCAGAACAGGTCAACACCCTTATGGCCGAGATGAAAGAGCTGAAAGGCTACCACCAACTTCTCGAAGAAGAGGTGGAGCAGCTTCAGGATGAACAGCGCCGCATGGCGGAACAAAGCAAATCAGAAAAAGTTGACAGCGCGGGCAAAGGATTTGAGAAGGTTACAGAGATACTTGAATCCCTGCTGACCAAAAGCGAGGCTATGCCCAGCTTTATCGCCGATCTCGAAAAGGTTTACTCTACCCAGTTCAAGCTGTTCAAAAAGGTGATTGAGACTTTGATCCGTTTTGACGTGCAGGATGCCGGGACTCCTGGTATGAACATCCATAAGGTCAAAGGAACCCAGAACGTTTTCAGCGCCCGTCTTTCCAGAAAAGTAAGGCTCTTTTATTACAGTTCGGCTAAGACCGTTAAAAAAAAGCTATTAAGATTGGACATTTACCACGATACCAAGGGTATGGACAAGTGGATTAAAAACAACTACCATTCTTACGCTGAAATTGAAGATTAA
- a CDS encoding PDZ domain-containing protein gives MELKATKFPAWLWPLAFGLATSYFVSSFIPLPKPTAPVISKTITTDAANKIAKDSKVILDKNILGMDNPAEVQKKATVTPATWKLVGILTGETDMAVFRIKGETTILREGDEFEGWTLSEIKPQYVIWKFGREEKKITMWEDVKALKLVRGKTNKITVNKAEANEVLDDPNAFLKQALFKPNSKDGKTQGFKVTNIKSNSMLKKLGLEDGDVLLRVNGEMITGPTKLLQVYGSLSSASAISIDVDRKGQILSLIVELK, from the coding sequence ATGGAGCTTAAAGCCACCAAATTTCCGGCATGGCTGTGGCCGCTTGCTTTCGGGCTGGCCACTTCCTATTTTGTGTCGTCATTCATTCCGCTGCCCAAGCCTACGGCTCCGGTCATAAGCAAGACTATCACCACTGATGCAGCAAATAAAATAGCAAAAGACTCCAAGGTTATTCTCGATAAGAATATTCTCGGCATGGACAACCCGGCTGAAGTACAGAAAAAAGCAACTGTAACCCCCGCCACATGGAAACTAGTCGGCATCCTGACCGGGGAAACCGATATGGCCGTTTTCCGCATCAAAGGCGAGACCACAATTTTGCGTGAAGGGGATGAATTCGAAGGCTGGACCCTGTCTGAGATCAAACCTCAATATGTTATATGGAAGTTCGGACGCGAAGAAAAGAAAATAACCATGTGGGAAGATGTCAAGGCTCTGAAACTCGTACGTGGTAAGACCAACAAGATTACAGTCAATAAAGCCGAAGCAAATGAAGTTCTTGATGATCCCAACGCCTTTCTCAAACAGGCACTCTTCAAGCCCAACTCCAAAGACGGCAAGACCCAGGGATTTAAAGTCACCAACATAAAATCAAATTCCATGCTTAAAAAGCTTGGTCTTGAAGACGGAGACGTACTCCTGCGTGTAAACGGCGAAATGATAACCGGACCGACCAAACTGCTTCAGGTTTATGGTTCGCTGAGTTCCGCCTCCGCAATTTCAATTGATGTTGACCGTAAAGGACAGATTCTTTCGCTCATTGTTGAACTAAAGTAG
- a CDS encoding type II secretion system F family protein — MPTYQYRAVTAEGKKKKGFVEASSQSKAFATLQGKGLMPLRLEQVKSGQKEKSTTKSLSSSMSMGGKIRLGESFYYLGILIQSGTALAQSLDMMARMTGGKASHTWMEIRDAVQSGESFSSCLAKYPKIFPQVYVGMVQVAESVGKLGDVLENIAKYEEERAEVSGRLMTAMVYPVVILLIGMGAVYFLLSEVLPKITGIFKAAKGELPTSTKIVVALGNTLENLGPMALIIPLCIIFALVSAYKSVPKFRQKVDELFWKIPLVQKSTLARFSGMLGFQIDAGIPLVQGMESSANAVNSTFFKKKMAEAREEVATGRSLSTVLAEQKIYPDIYILTLTAGQKSGELGKFLQRMGTIFERDVDNFMKRVVALAEPMLLLFIGMLIAFIVVAIMGPIFDLTSLVK, encoded by the coding sequence ATGCCAACTTATCAATATAGAGCTGTCACAGCAGAAGGTAAAAAGAAAAAGGGTTTCGTGGAAGCGTCATCCCAATCAAAGGCCTTTGCCACCTTACAGGGCAAAGGACTCATGCCCCTGCGCCTTGAACAGGTCAAATCCGGGCAGAAGGAAAAAAGCACAACCAAGTCACTGTCTTCATCCATGTCCATGGGTGGGAAAATCAGGCTCGGTGAATCTTTCTACTATCTCGGCATCCTGATCCAGAGCGGAACCGCACTGGCCCAGTCGCTTGATATGATGGCCCGCATGACCGGCGGCAAAGCCAGCCACACATGGATGGAAATCCGCGATGCGGTCCAGTCCGGGGAGAGCTTTTCATCCTGCCTTGCAAAGTATCCGAAAATCTTCCCGCAAGTTTATGTAGGTATGGTTCAGGTTGCAGAATCAGTAGGTAAACTGGGTGATGTTCTTGAAAACATTGCTAAATATGAGGAAGAACGTGCTGAAGTAAGCGGAAGACTCATGACTGCCATGGTCTATCCGGTAGTTATCCTGCTGATTGGTATGGGTGCGGTATATTTCCTGCTTTCCGAAGTTCTGCCCAAAATCACCGGCATTTTCAAAGCGGCCAAAGGCGAACTTCCTACATCCACCAAAATCGTAGTTGCGCTGGGCAACACCCTCGAGAATCTAGGCCCGATGGCCCTGATAATTCCCCTTTGTATAATTTTCGCGCTGGTCAGTGCATACAAATCCGTCCCCAAATTCAGACAGAAAGTAGATGAGCTGTTCTGGAAAATTCCATTAGTGCAAAAATCAACATTGGCCCGATTTTCCGGAATGCTGGGCTTTCAGATTGATGCCGGGATTCCTCTTGTTCAGGGAATGGAAAGCTCAGCCAATGCGGTTAACTCCACCTTTTTCAAAAAGAAAATGGCCGAGGCACGTGAAGAAGTAGCCACAGGACGTTCGCTCAGCACCGTCCTCGCAGAGCAGAAGATTTATCCCGACATCTACATACTGACCCTCACCGCCGGACAAAAATCAGGTGAACTGGGCAAATTCCTGCAACGCATGGGAACAATATTTGAACGTGATGTGGACAACTTCATGAAGCGTGTGGTCGCACTGGCCGAGCCGATGCTGCTGCTGTTCATCGGCATGCTCATCGCTTTTATTGTTGTCGCCATCATGGGGCCGATTTTCGACCTCACCTCGCTCGTAAAATAG
- a CDS encoding KpsF/GutQ family sugar-phosphate isomerase, producing MTEKQLSDFIKRGKEVLQIEEKGLAAIRESLDLHFAKAVEMLAACTGRVIITGLGKSGLVGRKIAATMSSTGTPSFFLHPVEGAHGDLGMVRAEDVVISISNSGETDELTALLPAIRSFGTKIISITSETNSTMGRLSDIVVRTKVPCEACSHGLAPTSSTTAALAMGDALAVCLMDHKAFDSQDFKKFHPGGSLGRRLTLCISELMHTDNIPCTAQESKLSEALNVLDKGGLGLVALLDGKKLAGVITDGDVRRLVCSGNFDIDMAASSVMIENPLRITPDMSAAQALDIMESKEITVLPVVNEDGILTGMIHLHDLLGKGRLKFADNVRS from the coding sequence ATGACCGAAAAACAACTTTCCGACTTCATCAAAAGAGGTAAGGAAGTCCTTCAAATAGAAGAAAAAGGACTTGCTGCTATCCGTGAATCTCTAGACCTCCACTTTGCGAAGGCCGTTGAAATGCTGGCTGCATGCACAGGAAGGGTCATCATAACCGGACTGGGCAAGTCAGGACTGGTAGGGCGTAAAATTGCCGCCACAATGTCATCCACCGGAACCCCGTCCTTTTTTCTGCATCCGGTGGAAGGCGCACACGGAGATCTCGGCATGGTTCGGGCCGAAGATGTGGTCATTTCCATATCCAACAGCGGGGAAACAGACGAACTGACCGCCCTGCTCCCGGCCATCCGCTCCTTTGGAACCAAAATCATTTCCATTACTTCGGAAACAAATTCCACCATGGGACGCCTCTCTGACATCGTGGTCAGAACCAAAGTACCATGTGAGGCCTGCTCCCACGGGCTTGCGCCCACCTCCAGCACCACTGCCGCCCTTGCCATGGGCGATGCACTGGCGGTCTGCCTGATGGATCACAAGGCCTTCGACAGTCAGGATTTCAAAAAATTTCATCCCGGCGGTTCACTGGGCCGCAGACTGACCCTTTGTATAAGCGAACTCATGCATACGGACAACATCCCCTGCACCGCGCAGGAGTCCAAACTTTCCGAAGCACTGAATGTGCTTGATAAAGGCGGACTCGGGCTCGTGGCCCTGCTCGACGGCAAAAAGCTTGCCGGAGTCATCACCGACGGAGACGTCCGCCGACTGGTTTGTTCAGGTAATTTTGACATCGACATGGCCGCCAGCTCGGTCATGATCGAAAATCCGCTGCGCATCACCCCGGACATGTCCGCCGCGCAGGCTCTCGATATCATGGAGTCAAAAGAAATTACCGTACTGCC